The proteins below come from a single Serpentinimonas raichei genomic window:
- a CDS encoding XRE family transcriptional regulator, whose protein sequence is MAKKFADLRAQMSPEARARAQAQAQAMLAEMPLNELRQARGLSQKMLAEVLHVQQPSIAKIEKRTDMYLSTLRSHIEAMGGELEVVARFPDGAVKITNFSDLGKAAPV, encoded by the coding sequence ATGGCCAAGAAATTCGCTGATCTGCGCGCTCAAATGTCGCCCGAGGCGCGCGCTCGGGCCCAAGCCCAAGCGCAGGCCATGTTGGCAGAGATGCCACTCAACGAACTGCGTCAGGCGCGTGGGCTGTCGCAAAAAATGCTGGCCGAGGTGTTGCACGTGCAGCAGCCCTCTATTGCCAAAATCGAGAAACGCACCGACATGTACCTCTCCACCCTGCGCAGCCACATCGAAGCGATGGGCGGCGAGCTGGAGGTGGTCGCGCGCTTCCCCGACGGTGCGGTCAAGATCACCAATTTCTCCGATCTGGGCAAGGCCGCGCCAGTTTGA
- the prfB gene encoding peptide chain release factor 2 (programmed frameshift) translates to MEAERQNTLSALLADLSQRTLELRRYLDYDAKALKLSEVESALQDPAVWNNPKRAQELGREKRSLENVVLVLERLTSDLADHSELFELAAADGDEAALETIELEVAQLRAEVEKLEFRRMFNHPADSLNCFLDIQAGAGGTEACDWASMLLRQYLRYAERKGFKTTLEDETAGDSAGIKGASIKIEGDYAFGLLRTETGVHRLVRKSPFDSSGGRHTSFASVFVYPEIDDSIEIDINPADVRTDTYRASGAGGQHINKTDSAVRLTHLPTGIVVQCQDSRSQHSNRDLAWQRLRSRLYDYEMRKRMEAQQKLEDSKTDVGWGHQIRSYVLDQSRIKDLRTNLEISNTQKVLDGDLDPFIEASLKQGV, encoded by the exons ATGGAAGCCGAACGCCAAAATACCCTCTCCGCCCTGCTGGCCGACCTGAGCCAGCGCACGCTCGAGCTGCGGAGGTATCTT GACTACGATGCCAAAGCCCTCAAACTGAGCGAAGTCGAAAGCGCACTGCAAGACCCGGCGGTCTGGAACAACCCCAAGCGTGCCCAAGAGCTTGGGCGCGAAAAGCGCAGCCTCGAAAACGTGGTGCTGGTGCTGGAGCGCCTCACCTCAGACTTGGCCGACCACAGCGAGTTGTTCGAGCTCGCCGCCGCCGACGGTGACGAAGCCGCGCTCGAGACCATAGAGCTTGAAGTCGCGCAGTTGCGCGCCGAAGTCGAAAAACTCGAGTTCCGGCGCATGTTCAACCACCCGGCCGACTCGCTCAACTGCTTTCTCGACATTCAAGCCGGCGCCGGCGGCACCGAAGCCTGCGACTGGGCCAGCATGTTGCTGCGACAGTACCTGCGCTACGCCGAACGCAAGGGCTTCAAAACCACGCTCGAAGACGAAACCGCGGGCGACAGCGCCGGCATCAAGGGCGCCAGCATCAAAATCGAGGGCGACTACGCCTTTGGCCTGCTGCGCACCGAAACCGGCGTGCACCGGCTGGTGCGCAAAAGCCCCTTCGACAGCTCGGGCGGGCGCCACACCTCCTTTGCCTCGGTGTTCGTTTACCCGGAAATCGACGACTCGATCGAAATCGACATCAACCCCGCCGACGTGCGCACCGACACCTACCGCGCCAGCGGCGCCGGCGGCCAGCACATCAACAAGACCGATTCGGCCGTGCGCCTAACCCACCTGCCCACCGGCATCGTGGTGCAGTGCCAAGACAGCCGCAGCCAACACAGCAACCGCGACCTCGCCTGGCAGCGGCTGCGCTCGCGCCTGTACGACTACGAAATGCGCAAACGCATGGAAGCGCAGCAAAAGCTCGAAGACAGCAAGACCGACGTCGGCTGGGGGCACCAGATCCGCTCCTACGTGCTCGATCAGAGCCGCATCAAAGACCTGCGCACCAACCTCGAAATCTCCAACACCCAAAAAGTGCTCGACGGCGACCTCGACCCCTTCATCGAAGCCTCGCTCAAGCAAGGCGTTTGA
- the pepN gene encoding aminopeptidase N gives MTLREGPAHLVRRHDYTAPAFLIDSVDLTLDLDPAKTRVLNRMRLRRNPAVPAQPLRLDGVEINLARVLLNGSGCSFRIEGAQLVLERLPEGPEPFDLELFSTCSPQKNTQLMGLYLSQGTFFTQCEAEGFRRISYFLDRPDVMARFRVTLRADRAAYPVLLSNGNLVEQGDLEGGRHYAVWDDPHPKPSYLFALVAGKLVQREQKIISRSGKAHTLQIYVRPGDLDKTEHAMNALMAAIAWDEARFGLPLDLERFMIVATSDFNMGAMENKGLNIFNTKYVLASPASATDADYANVESVVAHEYLHNWSGNRVTCRDWFQLSLKEGLTVFRDQEFSQDMAGSVSARAVKRIEDVRLLRSNQFAEDAGPMAHPVRPDQYAEINNFYTLTVYEKGAEVVRMMQTLVSDAALDPLGRAGMARGLRLYFERHDGQAVTCDDFAQAMADANPGSALAQQLDAFKRWYAQAGTPRVQACTEYDPALGHYTLSLSQHCPPTPGQPHKEPFVIPVTLGLLGPDGRALPLQLEGEGQAVADSRTLVLSEPQQRWVFTGLAGLQSAPTPSLLRGFSAPVILQGDFDAAHWLALLAHDSDPFNRWEAGQQLLLRQMLAALRQSAESDGTIPATVLDATTVQALSAVLRQPGLDPAFKELLLTLPSEAYLAEQVQQVDPPRIHAVRQAVRSQLAQALYVDWLWAYEAHHEPRAAYRPDPASSGRRALAGLALGMLCLAARSNGDTVWPGRAYQRCKDAAHMTELQQALQALLHSGHALAEPALERMHQRYRHDELVLDKWFALQASAPDQNGTVLARVKALLQHPDFKLRNPNRARSLIGTFCHANPAALHRPDGAGYAFWRERVLEIDAFNPQVAARLARALERWQPLVEPYRSAARQALADVARHPGLSPDVHEILTRALASDA, from the coding sequence ATGACCCTGCGCGAAGGCCCTGCCCACCTGGTGCGGCGCCACGACTACACCGCCCCTGCGTTTTTGATCGACTCGGTGGATCTGACGCTGGACCTCGACCCCGCCAAAACCCGCGTGCTCAACCGCATGCGCCTGCGCCGCAACCCCGCCGTGCCCGCGCAGCCGCTGCGCCTAGATGGCGTGGAGATCAACCTGGCGCGGGTGCTGCTCAACGGCAGCGGCTGCAGCTTTCGCATCGAAGGCGCGCAACTGGTACTGGAGCGCCTGCCCGAGGGCCCGGAGCCCTTCGATCTGGAGCTGTTTAGCACCTGCTCGCCCCAAAAAAACACCCAGCTCATGGGCCTTTACCTGAGCCAAGGCACCTTCTTCACCCAGTGCGAGGCCGAGGGCTTTAGGCGCATCAGCTACTTTTTGGACCGGCCCGACGTGATGGCGCGCTTTCGCGTCACCCTGCGCGCCGACCGGGCCGCCTACCCGGTGCTGCTCTCCAATGGCAACCTAGTCGAACAAGGCGATCTCGAGGGCGGGCGTCACTACGCGGTGTGGGACGACCCGCACCCCAAACCCAGCTACCTGTTCGCCCTGGTTGCGGGCAAGCTGGTGCAGCGCGAACAAAAAATCATCAGCCGCAGCGGGAAAGCACACACCCTGCAAATTTACGTGCGCCCCGGCGACCTCGACAAAACCGAGCACGCCATGAACGCGCTCATGGCCGCCATCGCCTGGGACGAGGCCCGTTTTGGCCTGCCGCTGGACTTGGAGCGCTTCATGATCGTCGCCACCAGCGACTTCAACATGGGCGCGATGGAGAACAAGGGCCTCAACATCTTCAACACCAAATACGTGCTGGCCAGCCCCGCCAGCGCCACCGATGCCGACTACGCCAACGTCGAGAGCGTGGTCGCGCACGAGTACCTGCACAACTGGAGCGGCAACCGCGTCACCTGCCGCGACTGGTTCCAGCTCAGCCTCAAAGAGGGGCTGACGGTGTTTCGCGACCAGGAGTTCAGCCAAGACATGGCCGGCAGCGTCTCGGCGCGCGCGGTCAAGCGCATCGAAGACGTGCGCCTGCTGCGCAGCAACCAGTTCGCCGAAGACGCCGGCCCCATGGCGCACCCGGTGCGCCCCGACCAATACGCCGAAATCAACAACTTCTACACCCTCACTGTCTATGAAAAAGGGGCCGAAGTGGTGCGCATGATGCAAACGCTGGTGAGCGATGCCGCCCTCGACCCACTCGGCCGCGCCGGCATGGCACGCGGCTTGCGTCTGTACTTCGAGCGCCACGACGGCCAAGCCGTGACCTGCGACGATTTCGCCCAGGCCATGGCCGACGCCAACCCCGGCAGCGCGCTGGCGCAGCAGCTCGACGCCTTCAAGCGCTGGTATGCCCAAGCCGGCACCCCGCGTGTGCAAGCCTGCACCGAGTACGACCCGGCCCTCGGCCACTACACCCTCAGCCTAAGCCAGCACTGCCCGCCCACGCCGGGGCAGCCGCACAAAGAGCCGTTCGTGATTCCGGTCACGCTCGGCCTGCTCGGCCCCGATGGCCGTGCCCTGCCCTTGCAGCTCGAAGGCGAGGGCCAAGCCGTGGCCGACAGCCGCACCCTGGTGCTGAGCGAGCCGCAGCAGCGCTGGGTTTTTACCGGGCTGGCCGGGCTGCAAAGCGCCCCCACGCCCTCGCTGCTGCGCGGCTTTAGCGCCCCAGTGATTTTGCAGGGTGATTTCGATGCCGCCCACTGGCTGGCCCTGCTGGCGCACGACAGCGACCCGTTCAACCGCTGGGAGGCCGGCCAGCAACTGCTGCTGCGCCAGATGCTGGCGGCGCTGCGCCAATCGGCCGAGAGCGACGGCACTATCCCGGCCACCGTGCTCGACGCCACCACCGTGCAGGCCCTGAGCGCCGTGCTGCGCCAGCCCGGGCTCGACCCGGCCTTCAAAGAACTGCTGCTCACCCTGCCCAGCGAAGCCTACTTGGCCGAGCAAGTGCAACAGGTTGACCCACCGCGCATCCACGCCGTGCGCCAGGCCGTGCGCAGCCAGCTCGCGCAGGCGCTGTATGTGGATTGGCTCTGGGCCTATGAAGCGCACCACGAACCCCGGGCGGCCTACCGGCCCGACCCGGCCTCCAGTGGCCGCCGCGCCTTGGCCGGTTTGGCGCTGGGCATGTTGTGCCTGGCCGCCCGCAGCAATGGCGATACGGTCTGGCCCGGCCGCGCCTACCAGCGCTGCAAAGACGCCGCCCACATGACCGAATTGCAGCAGGCGCTGCAAGCCCTGCTGCACAGCGGCCACGCGCTGGCCGAACCGGCGCTGGAGCGCATGCACCAGCGCTACCGGCACGACGAACTGGTGCTCGACAAATGGTTTGCCTTGCAAGCCAGCGCCCCCGACCAAAACGGCACGGTGCTGGCGCGCGTCAAGGCGCTGCTGCAACACCCCGACTTCAAGCTGCGCAACCCGAACCGCGCGCGCAGCCTGATCGGCACCTTTTGCCACGCCAACCCCGCCGCCCTGCACCGCCCCGACGGCGCCGGTTACGCCTTCTGGCGCGAGCGCGTGCTCGAAATCGACGCCTTCAACCCGCAAGTGGCGGCGCGGCTGGCGCGTGCGCTCGAGCGCTGGCAACCGCTGGTCGAGCCCTACCGCAGCGCCGCCCGCCAGGCCTTGGCCGACGTGGCACGCCACCCCGGCCTGAGCCCGGACGTACACGAAATCCTCACCCGCGCCTTGGCCTCGGATGCCTGA